One Planctomycetota bacterium DNA window includes the following coding sequences:
- a CDS encoding aldo/keto reductase, with amino-acid sequence MQKRAFGQTGWQVTEIGFGAWAIGGGQWGGADEGESMAALHAALDAGINFFDTADVYGDGLSERLIARLRRERHEPFFVATKAGRRLSPHTAAGYDAAHLTAFVDRSLVNLAVDTIDLLQLHCPPTEVYYRPEVFGVLDRLVAAGKIRFYGVSVEKVEEALKAIEYPGVQSVQIIVNCFRLRPTELFFEQALRRRVAVIARVPLASGILTGRLRPDTAFPADDHRHFNRDGAGFDRGETFSGVDYRTGLEAVERLRALVPPGWTMSQFALAWILSFAAVTTVIPGGRRAEQVVENAGAAALPRLDPRTRAAVQEIYDDLIRPLVHHVW; translated from the coding sequence ATGCAGAAACGCGCGTTCGGACAGACCGGCTGGCAGGTCACCGAGATCGGGTTCGGGGCCTGGGCGATCGGCGGCGGCCAGTGGGGCGGCGCCGACGAAGGCGAATCGATGGCCGCGCTCCATGCCGCCCTCGATGCGGGGATCAATTTTTTCGACACCGCCGACGTCTACGGCGATGGCCTCTCGGAGCGGCTCATCGCCCGTCTCCGCCGCGAGCGGCACGAGCCGTTCTTCGTCGCCACCAAGGCGGGCCGACGGCTCTCGCCCCATACCGCAGCGGGGTACGACGCCGCCCACCTGACGGCGTTCGTCGACCGCAGCCTCGTCAACCTCGCCGTCGACACGATCGACCTGCTCCAGCTCCACTGCCCCCCGACCGAGGTCTATTATCGCCCTGAGGTGTTCGGCGTCCTCGATCGCCTCGTCGCCGCCGGCAAGATCCGCTTCTACGGCGTCAGCGTCGAGAAGGTCGAGGAGGCTCTCAAGGCGATCGAGTATCCCGGCGTGCAGTCGGTGCAGATCATCGTCAATTGTTTCCGTCTCCGTCCCACCGAACTGTTCTTCGAGCAGGCGCTGCGGCGGCGCGTGGCGGTGATCGCGCGGGTGCCGCTGGCCAGCGGGATACTCACCGGCCGGCTCCGCCCCGACACCGCGTTTCCCGCCGACGACCACCGCCACTTCAACCGCGACGGGGCGGGGTTCGACCGTGGCGAGACCTTCTCGGGCGTCGACTACCGCACCGGCCTGGAGGCGGTCGAACGCCTCCGCGCGCTGGTGCCACCGGGGTGGACGATGTCGCAGTTCGCGCTGGCCTGGATCCTGTCATTCGCCGCCGTCACGACCGTGATCCCGGGTGGACGGCGAGCCGAGCAGGTCGTGGAGAATGCCGGCGCCGCGGCACTGCCGCGCCTCGACCCACGGACACGGGCGGCGGTCCAGGAGATCTACGACGACCTCATCCGGCCGCTGGTGCACCACGTGTGGTGA
- a CDS encoding DUF1559 domain-containing protein, producing MRARPGSTARKGFTLVELLVVIAIIGTLVGLLLPAVQAAREAARRSSCVNNMKQLALGCQNYHGARQQLPVHFSPGGQTGVSWLALILPFIEEATAAAEVQPLNPAYAGTNFAQNRNVARIKVPSFYCPSFANDWAEFSGSTIDTVTGGARAYTTHYVANAGPIGTNPAINRAYPQLPSTQGFIATGGVMPLSPVVVGSNPSKPFGVALTDIHDGTSKTIMVMEMAWSDMGSGSLRSWIRGAMWNNDMTAVKNVANGMRTVKYVTPGNYNSVSIGSNHPGGCNVAMADGSVTFLTEDIDLNNVLLPLASRNGTENVSP from the coding sequence ATGCGCGCTCGACCGGGAAGCACCGCCCGGAAGGGGTTCACACTCGTCGAACTGCTCGTCGTGATCGCGATCATCGGCACGCTCGTCGGCCTGCTCCTGCCGGCCGTCCAGGCGGCACGGGAAGCGGCACGGCGCAGTTCGTGCGTCAACAACATGAAGCAGCTCGCTCTCGGCTGCCAGAACTACCACGGTGCCCGGCAGCAACTCCCGGTCCACTTCTCCCCCGGCGGCCAGACCGGCGTCAGCTGGCTGGCGCTGATCCTGCCGTTCATCGAGGAAGCCACAGCCGCCGCCGAGGTCCAGCCGCTCAATCCCGCGTATGCCGGGACCAACTTCGCCCAGAACCGCAACGTCGCCCGGATCAAGGTGCCGTCGTTCTACTGCCCGAGCTTCGCCAACGACTGGGCCGAGTTCTCCGGGAGCACGATCGACACCGTGACCGGTGGAGCCAGGGCCTACACGACCCACTACGTCGCCAACGCCGGACCGATCGGGACCAACCCGGCGATCAATCGCGCCTACCCGCAGCTCCCCTCGACGCAGGGCTTCATCGCCACCGGCGGCGTGATGCCGCTGTCGCCGGTCGTCGTCGGCAGCAATCCCTCCAAGCCGTTCGGCGTCGCACTGACCGACATCCACGACGGCACGAGCAAGACGATCATGGTGATGGAGATGGCGTGGAGCGACATGGGTAGCGGGTCGCTGCGCTCCTGGATCCGCGGCGCGATGTGGAACAACGACATGACCGCGGTCAAGAACGTGGCCAACGGGATGCGGACGGTGAAGTACGTCACCCCGGGTAACTACAACAGCGTGAGCATCGGTAGCAACCATCCCGGCGGCTGCAACGTCGCCATGGCCGACGGCAGCGTGACGTTCCTCACCGAGGACATCGACCTCAACAATGTTCTCCTCCCCCTCGCCAGCCGCAACGGCACGGAGAACGTTTCGCCGTGA